One window of Candidatus Ozemobacteraceae bacterium genomic DNA carries:
- a CDS encoding DUF1186 domain-containing protein — protein MMQTSVAAQIEAILRANDHFPLEAVRELVSRREDAVAPLLELLENAVRNPDAASKPEYMGHIYAAMLLASFRERRAHPLLIESLSAADEHDLDMVWGGMMVEYMPRLLAMTAGPDVSGLMALADDEKRPELVRELAIEALGCLVARGEQPREPFIILLRRLLSRPRSKRDSEFVTFIAMIAADIHPGELVDDLSMQITAGIIDEEYFTTDELNLMAAEPVEKILQLTSESVSMRFFDDVVEEMSGWDCFNPEQAEINAAEQRDALRNFFRPPPDLPEYDEELRDIEEIEDAVISRPGPGARPARGPEAGRNEPCPCGSGKKYKKCCGQGS, from the coding sequence ATCGAAGCGATTCTCCGCGCGAACGACCATTTCCCGCTCGAAGCCGTTCGCGAGCTCGTCTCACGCCGGGAAGACGCCGTCGCTCCTCTGCTCGAACTCCTCGAGAACGCCGTCAGGAACCCCGATGCGGCCTCGAAACCCGAATACATGGGGCACATCTACGCCGCGATGCTGCTCGCTTCGTTCCGTGAACGCCGTGCGCATCCGCTGCTGATCGAGTCTCTCTCCGCGGCTGACGAACACGATCTCGACATGGTCTGGGGCGGGATGATGGTCGAATACATGCCCCGTCTGCTCGCCATGACCGCCGGCCCCGACGTGTCGGGTTTGATGGCGCTTGCGGATGACGAGAAGAGGCCGGAACTGGTGCGGGAACTCGCGATCGAAGCCCTGGGATGTCTCGTCGCGCGCGGGGAACAACCGCGCGAGCCCTTTATCATTCTGCTGAGACGCCTTCTCAGCAGACCACGCTCGAAACGGGATTCCGAGTTCGTCACGTTCATCGCGATGATCGCCGCCGACATCCATCCCGGCGAGCTGGTCGACGACCTCTCCATGCAGATCACCGCCGGCATCATCGATGAGGAGTATTTCACGACCGACGAGCTGAACCTCATGGCCGCCGAACCTGTCGAGAAGATCCTGCAGTTGACCAGCGAGAGTGTGTCGATGCGGTTCTTCGACGATGTCGTCGAGGAAATGTCCGGGTGGGACTGCTTCAATCCCGAACAGGCCGAAATAAACGCCGCGGAACAGAGGGACGCGCTTCGCAATTTCTTCCGTCCGCCGCCCGACCTGCCGGAATACGACGAAGAGCTTCGGGACATCGAGGAGATCGAGGACGCGGTCATCAGCAGGCCGGGCCCCGGCGCGAGACCTGCACGCGGTCCCGAGGCCGGCCGCAACGAACCCTGCCCGTGCGGCAGCGGGAAGAAATACAAGAAGTGCTGCGGCCAAGGATCGTAA